The following are encoded in a window of Fusarium verticillioides 7600 chromosome 6, whole genome shotgun sequence genomic DNA:
- a CDS encoding hypothetical protein (At least one base has a quality score < 10), which produces MYLKPGLKRQSCDFCFRRKVKCDWVSRESEGHTQCSHCELRDIACTNSDDRSRARRSMRRDVRSAARRISSSPDDGHAADDGNPPGSTNDTYLVNEEKSISALPQIDLPQTEVLPIDPRLQYPAVDSEPAWKDISWDLGAESISFLDSVFTHDYNFDDMPNSPRIYVSEEIVDALQNPYEILELDPNNLKAAIDAYFDLASLAIPILDRNSFQADYTSHRASPALVYAVACRGCPFLSMSRKWLVQQRLASEFRRAWLEARSATGDKQSIRLDDLEALALMVDFTYEPAEDANTALHSQLGSLFLTHDSLVLMTLQYQILCHTSLAEGSLAPLHGTQQRKRLLFWYVYGKDTFRAPRPKVLSRIRDGPS; this is translated from the coding sequence ATGTATCTGAAGCCTGGTCTCAAGCGACAGTCTTGCGACTTTTGCTTTCGGCGCAAGGTCAAGTGCGACTGGGTATCGCGTGAATCCGAAGGCCATACTCAGTGTTCCCATTGTGAGTTACGGGATATAGCTTGTACGAATTCCGATGACCGTAGTCGAGCCAGACGGAGCATGCGCCGTGATGTCCGCTCTGCTGCTCGTCGAATCTCATCCAGTCCCGATGACGGGCATGCGGCCGATGATGGTAACCCTCCCGGCAGTACCAACGATACCTATCTAGtcaatgaggagaagagcatctCCGCCCTACCCCAGATTGACCTACCCCAGACTGAGGTGTTGCCTATTGACCCAAGACTACAATATCCGGCTGTTGACTCTGAGCCTGCATGGAAAGATATTAGTTGGGATCTGGGAGCTGAGAGTATCTCGTTTCTTGACAGTGTCTTTACGCACGACTACAACTTCGACGATATGCCCAACAGTCCTCGGATATACGTCAGTGAGGAGATCGTAGATGCTTTACAAAACCCTTACGAAATCCTCGAACTTGATCCGAACAATCTAAAAGCAGCAATCGACGCTTACTTTGACCTGGCGTCGCTCGCTATCCCGATACTAGACAGAAACTCATTCCAGGCTGACTACACGAGCCACAGAGCCAGCCCTGCATTGGTGTACGCTGTAGCATGCCGAGGATGCCCCTTCCTATCGATGTCGCGAAAATGGCTGGTGCAGCAGCGGCTGGCGAGCGAGTTCAGACGAGCATGGCTCGAGGCAAGGTCAGCTACAGGGGACAAGCAATCAATCAGACTGGACgaccttgaagctctggCTCTCATGGTCGACTTTACCTACGAACCGGCTGAGGATGCCAACACAGCGCTCCATTCCCAGCTTGGTAGCCTTTTCCTAACACACGACAGCCTGGTCCTCATGACACTACAGTATCAGATTCTTTGCCACACGTCCTTGGCCGAAGGCTCCTTAGCGCCTTTGCATGGGACACAACAGCGAAAAAGGTTGCTTTTCTGGTACGTGTATGGGAAAGATACGTTCCGCGCCCCTCGACCAAAAGTCCTCTCTCGTATCAGGGACGGACCAAGCTGA
- a CDS encoding dolichyl-phosphate mannosyltransferase polypeptide 3, producing the protein MTRAQQTISLALLVSSLYLALFLELIPLPPLIQEQIVPVLPFWALVSFGAYLLFRLGFGILTFNDVPNAHKELTAEIEQAKVELRQLGVTVD; encoded by the exons ATGACTCGCGCTCAGCAGACCATTTCTCTCGCCCTCTTGGTTTCTTCT CTCTACCTTGCgctcttcctcgagctcatcccCCTTCCTCCTCTGATCCAGGAGCAGATCGTCCCTGTG CTCCCCTTCTGGGCCCTCGTCTCCTTCGGCGCATACCTCCTCTTCCGTCTCGGCTTCGGCATCCTTACTTTCAACGACGTCCCCAACGCACACAAGGAGCTCACGGCGGAGATTGAGCaggccaaggttgagctcCGACAGCTCGGCGTCACTGTCGACTAA